The Linepithema humile isolate Giens D197 chromosome 7, Lhum_UNIL_v1.0, whole genome shotgun sequence genome has a window encoding:
- the LOC105678475 gene encoding carnitine O-acetyltransferase isoform X1, with product MDVNTVGSSSVEKAAMYKVLSNMSKYTVHNGLHKTSSVLRGPSITTLNLNKQVLPKQPVPDIKQTAERYLRSLKPLLTDNEYKNTERIVNEFVSDTGAGPRLHAKLLERYENTDNWMKEWWLQVAYLGYRFPVIVHSSPGTVGPPVTFNRPDDVYAFAARLVAGVCDYNEMVKSEKMKQEMARNDPLDMQPYGMILGTHRQPNKVIDKLLHTDEAKHIIIISNNHFFKLCVVDKTGILSEDKLVAAIKDIVDRSCAQGKPIGILTGNDRDTWAKDHDLLLELGNNRNIIKDIETSLFILCLDKNIPKDAFMGKNNASVRAVQTMTGFNSRVNAGNRWHDKTVQYIVSADGYIGMEYEHCPCEGVPVAVLHDHVLKYIAARENSARNASPKDFPRPELLKFETNDAVNRAIDKAADAVDKLSNDIDMECFIFDKFGADEIKAIKLSPDSFIQIAMQVTFYNLLKKPPAHYESAALRRFINARTECIRSTSTESVEFAKMMLYDAECASKAQKKEMLIKAVNAHKELAGQAAVGQGVDRHLFGLKMIAQSEGMELPELYKDVGYTRSTYFNLTSSQVPYKSASFMCYGPVVPDGYGCCYNPRPKDILFACSSFKSCEKTNTRDFARVLQQTLCDMRDIGNE from the exons CAACACAGTAGGATCAAGCTCTGTGGAAAAAGCAGCAATGTACAAAGTACTTTCTAATATGTCAAAGTATACA GTCCATAATGGATTGCATAAGACATCATCAGTTCTTCGTGGACCATCCATAACAAccttaaatctaaataaacaAGTGCTTCCCAAACAACCTGTTCCTGATATTAAGCAAACTGCAGAGCGTTATTTAAG GTCTTTGAAGCCACTgttgactgacaatgaatataaaaatacagaaagaATTGTAAATGAATTTGTAAGCGACACTGGTGCAGGACCTCGATTACATGCTAAATTACTAGAGAGATATGAAAACACTGATAATTGG aTGAAGGAATGGTGGTTGCAAGTTGCATATTTAGGATACCGTTTCCCTGTGATTGTACATTCCAGTCCTGGAACTGTTGGACCACCAGTTACTTTCAACAGACCAGATGATGTGTATGCATTTGCAGCACGGCTTGTTGCTGGAGTATGTGATTACAATGAGATGGTCAAGAG TGAAAAGATGAAACAAGAAATGGCACGCAATGATCCACTTGACATGCAACCTTATGGCATGATACTAGGTACACACAGACAGCCCAATAAAGTAATCGATAAACTGTTGCATACAGACGAGGCCAAACACATAATAATCATAAGCAATAATCAT TTCTTTAAACTTTGTGTTGTCGATAAAACCGGCATTTTAAGTGAGGATAAGCTCGTGGCTGCTATAAAAGATATCGTAGATCGCTCGTGTGCGCAAGGAAAGCCTATAGGAATTTTAACTGGGAATGATAGAGATACTTGGGCGAAGGACCACGATTTACTTTTAG AATTAGGTaacaatagaaatataatcaaGGATATAGAAACATCCTTGTTCATATTGTGTCTTGACAAGAATATACCTAAGGATGCTTTTATGGGAAAGAATAATGCTTCAGTTAGAGCAGTTCAAACGATGACAGGCTTCAACAGCCGCGTAAATGCGGGTAACAGGTGGCATGATAAGACTGTGCAG TACATTGTATCCGCTGATGGTTACATCGGCATGGAATATGAACACTGTCCATGTGAGGGTGTTCCAGTTGCCGTCCTTCATGATCATGtgctaaaatatat AGCAGCAAGGGAAAATAGTGCAAGGAACGCAAGTCCCAAAGATTTTCCCAGACCGGAACTTTTGAAATTCGAGACTAACGACGCCGTAAATCGTGCAATTGATAAAGCTGCTGATGCGGTGGACAA GCTCTCAAATGACATAGACATGGAATGTTTTATATTCGACAAGTTTGGCGCGGACGAGATAAAAGCGATTAAACTGAGTCCCGACAGTTTTATCCAGATCGCGATGCAAGTGACgttctataatttattgaaaaaaccACCGGCCCACTACGAGAGTGCGGCATTACGAAGATTTATAAATGCCAGAACGGAATGCATAAGGTCCACTAGCACCGAATCTGTCGAATTCGCGAAAATGATGCTCTACGACGCCGAgtgcgcgagtaaagcgcagAAGAAGGAAATGCTAATCAAAGCTGTAAATGCTCACAAAGAGCTCGCTGGACAA GCAGCCGTGGGTCAAGGTGTCGATCGGCATCTGTTTGGCTTGAAAATGATAGCACAAAGCGAAGGAATGGAGCTTCCAGAATTGTACAAGGATGTTGGTTACACTAGAAgtacatatttcaatttaacatCGAGTCAG GTGCCGTATAAATCAGCGTCGTTTATGTGCTATGGACCAGTTGTTCCTGACGGTTACGGCTGCTGTTACAATCCGCGACCGAAGGATATTCTGTTCGCCTGTTCTTCTTTCAAATCGTGCGAAAAGACAAACACGAGGGATTTTGCTCGCGTTTTGCAGCAAACACTGTGCGACATGCGGGACATTGGAAATGAATAG
- the LOC105678475 gene encoding carnitine O-acetyltransferase isoform X2, whose translation MYKVLSNMSKYTVHNGLHKTSSVLRGPSITTLNLNKQVLPKQPVPDIKQTAERYLRSLKPLLTDNEYKNTERIVNEFVSDTGAGPRLHAKLLERYENTDNWMKEWWLQVAYLGYRFPVIVHSSPGTVGPPVTFNRPDDVYAFAARLVAGVCDYNEMVKSEKMKQEMARNDPLDMQPYGMILGTHRQPNKVIDKLLHTDEAKHIIIISNNHFFKLCVVDKTGILSEDKLVAAIKDIVDRSCAQGKPIGILTGNDRDTWAKDHDLLLELGNNRNIIKDIETSLFILCLDKNIPKDAFMGKNNASVRAVQTMTGFNSRVNAGNRWHDKTVQYIVSADGYIGMEYEHCPCEGVPVAVLHDHVLKYIAARENSARNASPKDFPRPELLKFETNDAVNRAIDKAADAVDKLSNDIDMECFIFDKFGADEIKAIKLSPDSFIQIAMQVTFYNLLKKPPAHYESAALRRFINARTECIRSTSTESVEFAKMMLYDAECASKAQKKEMLIKAVNAHKELAGQAAVGQGVDRHLFGLKMIAQSEGMELPELYKDVGYTRSTYFNLTSSQVPYKSASFMCYGPVVPDGYGCCYNPRPKDILFACSSFKSCEKTNTRDFARVLQQTLCDMRDIGNE comes from the exons ATGTACAAAGTACTTTCTAATATGTCAAAGTATACA GTCCATAATGGATTGCATAAGACATCATCAGTTCTTCGTGGACCATCCATAACAAccttaaatctaaataaacaAGTGCTTCCCAAACAACCTGTTCCTGATATTAAGCAAACTGCAGAGCGTTATTTAAG GTCTTTGAAGCCACTgttgactgacaatgaatataaaaatacagaaagaATTGTAAATGAATTTGTAAGCGACACTGGTGCAGGACCTCGATTACATGCTAAATTACTAGAGAGATATGAAAACACTGATAATTGG aTGAAGGAATGGTGGTTGCAAGTTGCATATTTAGGATACCGTTTCCCTGTGATTGTACATTCCAGTCCTGGAACTGTTGGACCACCAGTTACTTTCAACAGACCAGATGATGTGTATGCATTTGCAGCACGGCTTGTTGCTGGAGTATGTGATTACAATGAGATGGTCAAGAG TGAAAAGATGAAACAAGAAATGGCACGCAATGATCCACTTGACATGCAACCTTATGGCATGATACTAGGTACACACAGACAGCCCAATAAAGTAATCGATAAACTGTTGCATACAGACGAGGCCAAACACATAATAATCATAAGCAATAATCAT TTCTTTAAACTTTGTGTTGTCGATAAAACCGGCATTTTAAGTGAGGATAAGCTCGTGGCTGCTATAAAAGATATCGTAGATCGCTCGTGTGCGCAAGGAAAGCCTATAGGAATTTTAACTGGGAATGATAGAGATACTTGGGCGAAGGACCACGATTTACTTTTAG AATTAGGTaacaatagaaatataatcaaGGATATAGAAACATCCTTGTTCATATTGTGTCTTGACAAGAATATACCTAAGGATGCTTTTATGGGAAAGAATAATGCTTCAGTTAGAGCAGTTCAAACGATGACAGGCTTCAACAGCCGCGTAAATGCGGGTAACAGGTGGCATGATAAGACTGTGCAG TACATTGTATCCGCTGATGGTTACATCGGCATGGAATATGAACACTGTCCATGTGAGGGTGTTCCAGTTGCCGTCCTTCATGATCATGtgctaaaatatat AGCAGCAAGGGAAAATAGTGCAAGGAACGCAAGTCCCAAAGATTTTCCCAGACCGGAACTTTTGAAATTCGAGACTAACGACGCCGTAAATCGTGCAATTGATAAAGCTGCTGATGCGGTGGACAA GCTCTCAAATGACATAGACATGGAATGTTTTATATTCGACAAGTTTGGCGCGGACGAGATAAAAGCGATTAAACTGAGTCCCGACAGTTTTATCCAGATCGCGATGCAAGTGACgttctataatttattgaaaaaaccACCGGCCCACTACGAGAGTGCGGCATTACGAAGATTTATAAATGCCAGAACGGAATGCATAAGGTCCACTAGCACCGAATCTGTCGAATTCGCGAAAATGATGCTCTACGACGCCGAgtgcgcgagtaaagcgcagAAGAAGGAAATGCTAATCAAAGCTGTAAATGCTCACAAAGAGCTCGCTGGACAA GCAGCCGTGGGTCAAGGTGTCGATCGGCATCTGTTTGGCTTGAAAATGATAGCACAAAGCGAAGGAATGGAGCTTCCAGAATTGTACAAGGATGTTGGTTACACTAGAAgtacatatttcaatttaacatCGAGTCAG GTGCCGTATAAATCAGCGTCGTTTATGTGCTATGGACCAGTTGTTCCTGACGGTTACGGCTGCTGTTACAATCCGCGACCGAAGGATATTCTGTTCGCCTGTTCTTCTTTCAAATCGTGCGAAAAGACAAACACGAGGGATTTTGCTCGCGTTTTGCAGCAAACACTGTGCGACATGCGGGACATTGGAAATGAATAG
- the O-fut1 gene encoding GDP-fucose protein O-fucosyltransferase 1 → MMLRISIFILFLINVYTAHCQEIDINGYIAYCPCMGRFGNQADHFLGALGFAKALNRTLLVPAWVEFRTGEPKSIQIPFNTYFNLSQVQSCHKALLMEDFMRDIAPRIWLPQERVSFCYSPREGSKGQSCNAKQGNPFGSFWDTYNIDFAKSEFYGPLHYDVYHTDMKMQWQKRYPAVTWPVLAFTGAPASFPVQIENKQFQKCLNWNNDILNQAKTFIKEKLPKGAFIGIHLRNGIDWIRACEHISSAPNLFAAPQCLGYRNERGKATSSMCLPSFDLILRHLKRVIRNGNDVKSVFVASDNNHMLEKLEEALSRMKIPVFRQESLASPHLDLAILGRANYFIGNCISSFSAFVAREREVKGLPTFFWGFPNERSSTVHVEL, encoded by the exons ATGATGCTCAGGATatcaattttcatattatttttgataaatgtttatacTGCACATTGCCaagaaattgatataaatggCTATATTGCTTACTGCCCTTGCATGG GACGTTTTGGAAATCAGGCAGATCATTTTTTAGGAGCTTTAGGGTTTGCCAAAGCTTTGAATCGTACTCTGCTAGTACCGGCATGGGTTGAATTTCGTACTGGAGAGCCAAAATCT ATACAAATACCTTtcaatacttattttaatctttcgcAAGTACAAAGCTGCCACAAAGCATTGTTAATGGAGGACTTTATGAGGGATATTGCACCGAGGATATGGTTACCTCAGGAAAGAGTAT CTTTTTGTTATTCACCCCGCGAGGGAAGCAAAGGACAATCCTGCAATGCCAAGCAAGGAAATCCATTCGGTTCTTTCTGGGACACATACAATATCGATTTTGCTAAATCAGAATTCTATGGTCCGCTTCATTACGACGTATATCATACCGATATGAAGATGCAATGGCAGAAACGTTATCCAGCTGTGACTTGGCCAGTACTGGCGTTTACAGGTGCACCCGCTAGTTTTCCAGTGCAGATCGAAAATAAGCAGTTTCAGAAATGCCTCAATTGGAATAACGACATACTAAATCAAGCGAAAACGTttataaaggaaaaattgCCAAAAGGTGCATTCATCGGTATACATTTGCGGAATGGAATTGATTGG atACGCGCATGCGAACACATATCATCCGCGCCGAACCTTTTCGCCGCGCCTCAGTGCCTTGGGTATCGCAATGAACGTGGCAAAGCAACTTCGTCTATGTGCCTACCGTCGTTCGACTTAATACTGCGTCATCTGAAACGCGTTATTCGCAACGGCAATGATGTCAAATCAGTGTTTGTGGCATCAGACAACAATCATATGTTAGAGAAACTTGAAGAAGCTTTGTCACGTATGAAG ATACCGGTCTTCAGACAAGAATCATTGGCCTCACCGCATTTGGATCTAGCAATTCTCGGTAGGGCAAACTATTTCATAGGAAACTGTATTTCTTCGTTCTCCGCTTTCGTGGCCAGAGAAAGAGAAGTCAAGGGACTTCCGACATTTTTCTGGGGTTTCCCTAACGAAAGATCTTCTACAGTTCATGTGGAACTGTAA
- the LOC105678478 gene encoding serine/threonine-protein phosphatase 2A activator-like, whose amino-acid sequence MSTPKFPIKETQLLPDQHEFIVPKKCIKVPTDITVWQKSEAYFEYLGFILALNEAVQGKTLDTECVQSPILTNVIQMLNKFDEWITEIPPTEQPQRFGNKSFRTWHEKLQQNAAEELKRVLPEKLHRAIPEIVQYLDESFGNPTRIDYGTGHEMAFLMFLCCMFKIGAFKEDDKVAVAIKVFNRYLELVRRLQLTYRMEPAGSHGVWSLDDYQFIPFIWGSAQLIGHPRIEPRHFVDQGVVESYSKKYMFLGCIEFISKVKIGPFAEHSNQLWNVSAVSTWSKVNSGLIKMYKAEVLAKFPVIQHVFFGSLLPLIPMNNPSTNPKTRLNESAAASQ is encoded by the exons ATGTCAACGCCTAAATTTCCTATAAAAGAAACACAGTTATTAC CTGATCAACATGAGTTTATTGTgccaaaaaaatgtatcaaagTGCCAACTGATATAACAGTTTGGCAAAAATCAGAAGCATACttt gaATATTTGGGATTTATATTGGCACTGAATGAAGCTGTTCAAGGGAAAACTTTAGATACAGAATGTGTACAATCTCCTATATTGACCAATGTTAtacaaatgttaaataaatttgatgaatgGATAACAGAAATTCCACCTACTGAGCAGCCTCAAAGATTTGGTAACAAATCATTTCGCACATGGCACGAAAAACTACAGCAG AATGCAGCGGAGGAATTAAAACGGGTGTTGCCAGAGAAATTGCATCGTGCAATACCAGAGATTGTTCAGTATTTAGATGAAAGTTTTGGAAATCCTACCCGTATAGATTATGGTACAGGCCATGAAATGGCTTTCCTTATGTTTCTTTGTTGCATGTTTAAAATAGGCGCATTTAAGGAGGATGATAAAGTTGCTGTTgcaataaaagtatttaatag ATATCTTGAGTTGGTGCGTAGACTTCAGTTGACATATCGCATGGAACCAGCAGGTAGTCATGGTGTTTGGAGCTTGGATGATTACCAATTTATACCCTTCATTTGGGGAAGTGCTCAACTCATTG gaCATCCTCGGATAGAACCTCGTCACTTTGTAGACCAAGGTGTTGTGGAATCTTACAGCAAGAAGTACATGTTTCTTGGCTGCatcgaatttatttcaaaa gTGAAAATAGGACCTTTTGCCGAACATTCAAATCAATTGTGGAATGTGAGCGCAGTATCCACCTGGTCAAAAGTCAACAGTGGtcttattaaaatgtacaaagcAGAG GTGTTGGCAAAGTTTCCTGTTATCCAACATGTCTTCTTTGGTTCTCTATTACCATTGATACCAATGAATAATCCCTCAACAAACCCTAAAACTCGTCTGAATGAATCAGCAGCAGCATCACAATGA